The proteins below come from a single Malus domestica chromosome 03, GDT2T_hap1 genomic window:
- the LOC139194345 gene encoding uncharacterized protein has protein sequence MSLKNRHIKDIKRLRASKEVKLELILPAEILMPLVRGEVIDLLVIPDLKDKVAAIENLEQPRIVAEVWNFLGLAGCYRWFVEGFNDASLSGVGCVKVEVLRLGDIIFMKKSGDLEIFANKALGRKTLVRIDALYTRYVFLLADLRPTGMKLKQVKAERKKPFGRMRPLPVPQWKWENITMDSVYKLPRTQNGFDSVWVVVDRFTKPAHSISEALGTQLLYSTAYHPQTDGQSERTIQTLEDMLRSSVLQFGDSWQDRLDLMEFAYNNSFHSSIGMSPFEVFLKLSPWRGVVRFGKRGTLSLRYIGPYVIIERVGEVAYRLELPQELSKVHNVFHVSMLRHYISDPSHVIPPQPLEINPDLTYDEEPITILDWKDKVLRNKTVSLVKELWRNHSVEEATWETEDRMREMYTRLFYEY, from the exons ATGAGTTTAAAGAATCGTCATATCAAGGACATCAAAAgactcagagcttcaaaagaagtgaagttagaactaattcttccagctgagaTTTTAATGCCACTAGTCAGAGGCGAAGTGATAGATTTACTGGTGATCCCAGATCTTAAAGACAAG GTAGCAGcgattgagaatttggaacaaccgCGAATCGTGGCTGAAGTTTGGAattttcttggcttagcaggGTGTTATAGATGGTTTGTTGAAGGTTTTAATGATGCTTCTTTGAGTGGTGTTGGATGTGTTAAAGTGGAAGTGTTAAG ATtgggagacattatctttatgaaGAAAAGT ggtgatcTTGAAATTTTTGCGAACAAAGCACTTGGTAGGAAAACTCTAGTAAGAATTGATGCTTTGTATACTCGTTATGTTTTCCTTCTTGCGGATTTGAGACCTACTGGGATGAAGCTTAAG caagtgaaggcagaaagaaagaaaccttTTGGTCGGATGCGgccacttcccgttcctcagtggaaatgggaaaatatcacTATGGATTCTGTGTATAAGCTTCCACGTACACAGAATGGATTTGATAGCGTTTGGGTGGTTGTAGATCGGTTTACCAAGCCAGCACACTCCATTTCA gaagctctggGTACACAATTACTGTATAGCacagcttatcatcctcaaactgatgggcaatcagagaggaccattcagacgttggaggatatgttgagatcttcagtactGCAATTTGGTGATTCCTGGCAGGATCGTCTGGACTTGATGGAGTTTGCTTATAATAACAGTTTTcactcgagcattggtatgtcaccatttgag GTgtttttgaaattgtcaccttggagaggtgtggtacgATTTGGGAAAAGAGGAACGCTAAGTCTGAGATACATTGGACCTTATGTGATCATCGaaagagttggtgaagttgcctaccgGTTGGAGCTGCCTCAggagttatctaaggtccataatgtgtttcacgtctctatgcttcgacattatatttctgatccttctcatgtgatccctcctcaaccgctagagattaatccggatttgacttatgatgaggaaccaatcACAATATTGGATTGGAAGGACAAGGTTCTAAGGAACAAGACGGTGAGTTTGGTGAAGGagttatggagaaatcattctgTAGAGGAAGCTACGTGGGAGACGGAAgaccggatgagagagatgtacacAAGATTATTCTACgagtattaa
- the LOC103419500 gene encoding FH protein interacting protein FIP2-like — protein sequence MAKDLNIFSTVYLKIGVREFCTTVDTLTRREPNSMLAAMFSGRHVVHQDPETGFVFIDRDGKHFRHILNWLRDGVVPSPEEFSKYSELVREAEYYQLLGLRDIIQAFLNMRKDDDQNTEKLGAELTRIDIIKSCIKSNERIRLRGVNLSGLNLSNLDLTNIDFSYACLRNVCFKGCDLRGSNFNHADAEGAIFQHASLQSSEFIGANLRNALFVGANLYNANLISAELHGADLTNANLEAASLDKAYLMSL from the coding sequence ATGGCGAAGGACCTTAACATCTTTTCTACAGTTTATCTCAAGATCGGAGTAAGGGAGTTTTGTACAACGGTTGATACTCTAACTCGGCGTGAGCCTAATTCAATGCTTGCTGCAATGTTTAGTGGACGTCATGTTGTCCATCAGGACCCGGAAACGGGATTTGTTTTCATCGATAGGGATGGCAAACATTTTCGGCACATCCTTAACTGGTTAAGGGATGGAGTTGTTCCCTCGCCGGAAGAATTTTCCAAATATTCGGAACTTGTAAGAGAGGCGGAGTATTATCAACTACTTGGTCTAAGAGATATAATACAGGCTTTTCTAAACATGAGGAAGGATGATGATCAAAACACTGAAAAGTTGGGTGCAGAACTAACGCGCATtgatatcatcaaatcatgtaTAAAATCAAATGAGAGAATCCGGCTTCGAGGCGTTAACCTCTCCGGCCTTAACCTTTCGAACTTGGACTTGACAAACATTGACTTCAGTTATGCATGTCTGAGAAATGTGTGTTTCAAGGGTTGTGATCTTCGAGGTTCAAACTTTAATCACGCGGATGCTGAGGGTGCCATCTTTCAACATGCTAGTCTGCAAAGTTCTGAATTTATTGGGGCGAATCTCCGCAACGCTTTATTTGTTGGTGCTAACCTTTACAACGCAAATTTGATATCTGCAGAGCTCCATGGTGCTGATCTTACAAATGCAAATTTAGAGGCGGCCAGTCTGGATAAGGCATACTTGATGAGTCTTTAG